Proteins encoded within one genomic window of Streptomyces sp. NBC_00523:
- a CDS encoding spore-associated protein — translation MRNIRTLATAGALTTLMVGATAAFGPTASAAPNTTPQKVCGSAYKTVNSAAVGSLGTVYLTYNASNGKNCVVTIRSTPGAAKEMSAYIYVPDTDASANDYGNYTSYAGPVYAYGKGHCVSWGGHIANVSVSIDNSNCASLKEQRTLQVR, via the coding sequence ATGCGAAACATCCGTACTCTCGCCACCGCCGGGGCTCTGACCACCCTGATGGTGGGCGCGACGGCCGCCTTCGGCCCGACCGCCTCCGCCGCGCCCAACACCACCCCGCAGAAGGTCTGCGGCAGCGCGTACAAGACCGTCAACTCCGCCGCGGTGGGCTCCCTCGGCACGGTCTACCTGACGTACAACGCGTCGAACGGCAAGAACTGTGTCGTGACCATCCGGTCCACGCCCGGCGCCGCGAAGGAGATGTCGGCGTACATCTACGTCCCCGACACCGACGCCTCGGCGAACGACTACGGCAACTACACGTCGTACGCCGGTCCGGTCTACGCCTACGGCAAGGGCCACTGCGTCAGCTGGGGCGGCCACATCGCCAACGTGTCCGTGTCCATCGACAACTCCAACTGCGCCTCGCTCAAGGAGCAGCGGACCCTCCAGGTCCGCTGA